From Microcaecilia unicolor chromosome 11, aMicUni1.1, whole genome shotgun sequence, the proteins below share one genomic window:
- the PPP1R8 gene encoding nuclear inhibitor of protein phosphatase 1, with protein sequence MAGKEVQNRPLFDCPSWAGKPPPGLHLDVVKGDKLIEKLIIDEKKYYLFGRNPDLCDFTIDHQSCSRVHSALVYHKHLKRVFLIDLNSTHGTFLGHIRLEPHKPQQIPIDSTVSFGASTRAYTLREKPQTLPSAVKGDEKMGGEDDELKGLLGLPEEETELDNLTEFNTAHNKRISTLTIEEGNLDIQRPKRKRRNSRVSFSEDDEIINPEDVDPSVGRFRNMIQTALVPVKKKRIESSGSLSLDESVGRRMQNFPLSGGLYGGLPPTHNELSNQVHSAHGTALIGGLPMPFPNLAPDVDLTPVVPLPVSITPAPNPSGFNAEAVNEPKKKKYAKEAWPGKKPTPSLLI encoded by the exons ggCGGGAAAGCCTCCACCCGGATTACATCTTGACGTAGTCAAAGGCGACAAACTTATAGAG AAACTGATCATTGATGAGAAGAAGTATTATCTCTTTGGGAGGAACCCTGATTTGTGTGATTTTACAATTGATCATCAGTCCTGTTCACGGGTCCATTCAGCTTTGGTCTACCATAAACACCTGAAGAGAGTTTTCCTCATAGATCTCAACAGCA CACATGGCACCTTCTTGGGTCACATTCGCCTGGAACCTCACAAGCCACAGCAAATTCCTATCGACTCAACAGTTTCCTTTGGTGCCTCCACGCGCGCGTACACCCTGCGAGAAAAGCCGCAGACACTACCTTCAGCTGTGAAGGGAGACGAGAAGATGGGAGGGGAAGATGATGAGCTGAAGGGGCTGCTGGGCCTTCCCGAGGAGGAGACAGAGCTTGAT AACTTGACAGAGTTCAACACTGCCCACAACAAGAGAATTTCCACCCTCACGATAGAAGAGGGTAACCTGGACATCCAGAGGCCAAAACGGAAACGGAGGAACTCACGCGTCTCCTTCAGTGAAGATGACGAAATCATTAATCCAG AGGATGTGGATCCATCTGTCGGCCGGTTCAGAAATATGATTCAGACAGCTTTGGTGCCAGTAAAG AAAAAACGGATTGAAAGCTCTGGGTCCCTCAGCCTGGATGAATCAGTAGGCAGACGTATGCAGAACTTTCCTTTAAGTGGTGGACTGTACGGTGGCCTGCCTCCTACGCATAACGAATTGAGCAACCAGGTGCACAGTGCACACGGGACTGCGCTTATTGGCGGGCTACCCATGCCTTTCCCGAACCTTGCCCCAGACGTGGACTTAACGCCCGTTGTGCCGCTGCCAGTCAGCATAACCCCTGCTCCGAACCCCAGTGGCTTCAATGCTGAGGCTGTAAATGAGCCCAAAAAGAAGAAGTATGCCAAGGAGGCCTGGCCCGGCAAGAAACCGACTCCATCACTGCTCATCTAA